In a single window of the Jaculus jaculus isolate mJacJac1 chromosome 9, mJacJac1.mat.Y.cur, whole genome shotgun sequence genome:
- the LOC123463605 gene encoding heterogeneous nuclear ribonucleoproteins A2/B1-like isoform X2, whose amino-acid sequence MEREKEQFRKLFIGGLSFETTEESLRNYYEQWGKLTDCVVMRDPASKRSRGFGFVTFSSMAEVDAAMAARPHSIDGRVVGPKRAVAREESGKPGAHVTVKKLFVGGIKEDTEEHHLRDYFEEYGKIDTIEIITDRQSGKKRGFGFVTFDDHDPVDKIVLQKYHTINGHNAEVRKALSRQEMQEVQSSRSGRGGNFGFGDSRGGGGGNFGPGPGSNFRGGSDGYGSGRGFGDGYNGYGGGPGGNYGSGNYNDFGNYNQQPSNYGPMKSGNFGGSRNMGGPYGGGNYGPGGSGGSGGYGGRSQY is encoded by the exons atggagagagaaaaggaacagtTCCGTAAACTCTTCATTGGTGGCTTAAGCTTTGAAACCACCGAAGAAAGTTTGAGAAACTACTACGAGCAATGGGGAAAGCTCACAGACTGTGTGGTAATGAGGGATCCTGCAAGCAAAAGGTCAAGAGGATTTGGTTTTGTAACGTTCTCATCCATGGCTGAGGTAGATGCTGCCATGGCTGCAAGGCCTCATTCGATTGATGGGAGAGTAGTTGGGCCAAAACGCGCGGTAGCCAGAGAGGAGTCTGGAAAACCTGGAGCCCATGTGACTGTGAAGAAGCTATTTGTTGGCGGAATTAAGGAAGACACCGAGGAGCATCACCTTAGAGATTACTTTGAAGAATATGGGAAAATTGATACTATTGAAATAATTACTGATAGGCaatctggaaagaaaagaggctttGGCTTTGTTACCTTTGATGACCATGATCCTGTGGATAAAATTGTATTGCAAAAATACCACACCATTAATGGTCATAATGCAGAAGTAAGAAAAGCACTGTCaagacaagaaatgcaggaagtcCAGAGTTCTAGGAGTGGAAGAGGAGGGAACTTTGGTTTTGGAGATtcccgtggtggtggtggtggaaattTTGGACCAGGACCAGGAAGTAACTTTAGGGGAGGATCTGATGGATATGGAAGTGGACGTGGATTTGGGGACGGCTACAATGGATATGGAGGCGGACCTGgag GAAATTATGGAAGtggaaattacaatgattttggaaATTATAACCAGCAACCTTCTAACTATGGTCCAATGAAGAGTGGAAACTTTGGTGGTAGCAGGAACATGGGGGGACCATATGGTGGAGGAAACTATGGTCCAGGAGGCAGTGGAGGAAGTGGGGGTTATGGTGGGAGGAGCCAATACTGA
- the LOC123463605 gene encoding heterogeneous nuclear ribonucleoproteins A2/B1-like isoform X1, with translation MEREKEQFRKLFIGGLSFETTEESLRNYYEQWGKLTDCVVMRDPASKRSRGFGFVTFSSMAEVDAAMAARPHSIDGRVVGPKRAVAREESGKPGAHVTVKKLFVGGIKEDTEEHHLRDYFEEYGKIDTIEIITDRQSGKKRGFGFVTFDDHDPVDKIVLQKYHTINGHNAEVRKALSRQEMQEVQSSRSGRGGNFGFGDSRGGGGGNFGPGPGSNFRGGSDGYGSGRGFGDGYNGYGGGPGGGNFGGSPGYGGGRGGYGGGGPGYGNQGGGYGGGYDNYGGGNYGSGNYNDFGNYNQQPSNYGPMKSGNFGGSRNMGGPYGGGNYGPGGSGGSGGYGGRSQY, from the coding sequence atggagagagaaaaggaacagtTCCGTAAACTCTTCATTGGTGGCTTAAGCTTTGAAACCACCGAAGAAAGTTTGAGAAACTACTACGAGCAATGGGGAAAGCTCACAGACTGTGTGGTAATGAGGGATCCTGCAAGCAAAAGGTCAAGAGGATTTGGTTTTGTAACGTTCTCATCCATGGCTGAGGTAGATGCTGCCATGGCTGCAAGGCCTCATTCGATTGATGGGAGAGTAGTTGGGCCAAAACGCGCGGTAGCCAGAGAGGAGTCTGGAAAACCTGGAGCCCATGTGACTGTGAAGAAGCTATTTGTTGGCGGAATTAAGGAAGACACCGAGGAGCATCACCTTAGAGATTACTTTGAAGAATATGGGAAAATTGATACTATTGAAATAATTACTGATAGGCaatctggaaagaaaagaggctttGGCTTTGTTACCTTTGATGACCATGATCCTGTGGATAAAATTGTATTGCAAAAATACCACACCATTAATGGTCATAATGCAGAAGTAAGAAAAGCACTGTCaagacaagaaatgcaggaagtcCAGAGTTCTAGGAGTGGAAGAGGAGGGAACTTTGGTTTTGGAGATtcccgtggtggtggtggtggaaattTTGGACCAGGACCAGGAAGTAACTTTAGGGGAGGATCTGATGGATATGGAAGTGGACGTGGATTTGGGGACGGCTACAATGGATATGGAGGCGGACCTGgaggtggcaattttggaggtagcCCTGGttatggaggaggaagaggaggatatgGTGGTGGAGGACCTGGATATGGCAACCAGGGTGGGGGCTACGGAGGTGGTTATGACAACTATGGAGGAGGAAATTATGGAAGtggaaattacaatgattttggaaATTATAACCAGCAACCTTCTAACTATGGTCCAATGAAGAGTGGAAACTTTGGTGGTAGCAGGAACATGGGGGGACCATATGGTGGAGGAAACTATGGTCCAGGAGGCAGTGGAGGAAGTGGGGGTTATGGTGGGAGGAGCCAATACTGA